One genomic segment of Actinoplanes ianthinogenes includes these proteins:
- a CDS encoding carbohydrate ABC transporter permease, whose translation MTVTATRAPERRTEEKPTLRERRPGRFLILAGLLVLLLLMVAPLLVVAVNAVKSPADYAAGGPLSLPDHLYWRGIVDFWNRVDFGLKLWNSFITSLVVAVLGVILSVFNAYALGIGRVRGRIWFLVFFLVANLLPQEVLVYPLYYLSKQLGLYDSLFSIIIIFTVVQSAFGTYLLTSVYTEFPKELLEAAAIDGAGRWRALWRVVVPVSRPTLAVLFTFFFIWTWNEFFLPLIFLISNDNQTVPVALGVLQGDRMMDATTTSASALIGIIPAMVFFLIFQRTLTRGIAAGAIK comes from the coding sequence ATGACTGTCACCGCCACTCGGGCGCCGGAACGTCGTACCGAAGAAAAACCGACCCTCCGTGAGCGGCGGCCGGGCCGCTTCCTCATCCTCGCCGGCCTGCTCGTCCTGCTCCTGCTGATGGTCGCGCCGCTGCTGGTGGTCGCGGTCAACGCGGTCAAGAGCCCGGCCGACTACGCCGCCGGCGGACCGCTGTCACTGCCCGATCACCTGTACTGGCGGGGCATCGTCGACTTCTGGAACCGGGTGGACTTCGGGCTCAAGCTCTGGAACAGCTTCATCACCAGCCTGGTGGTGGCGGTGCTGGGCGTGATCCTGTCGGTGTTCAACGCGTACGCGCTGGGCATCGGCCGGGTCAGGGGACGGATCTGGTTCCTGGTGTTCTTCCTGGTCGCCAACCTGTTGCCGCAGGAGGTGCTGGTCTACCCGCTGTACTACCTGTCGAAGCAGCTCGGCCTCTACGACAGCCTGTTCTCGATCATCATCATCTTCACCGTCGTGCAGAGCGCCTTCGGCACCTACCTGCTCACGTCGGTCTACACCGAGTTCCCCAAGGAGCTGCTGGAGGCGGCCGCGATCGACGGCGCGGGCAGGTGGCGCGCGCTCTGGCGGGTGGTCGTCCCGGTCAGCCGGCCGACCCTCGCCGTGCTGTTCACGTTCTTCTTCATCTGGACCTGGAACGAGTTCTTCCTGCCGCTGATCTTCCTGATCTCCAACGACAACCAGACCGTCCCGGTGGCCCTCGGCGTCCTGCAGGGCGACCGGATGATGGATGCCACGACCACCAGCGCCTCCGCGCTGATCGGCATCATCCCGGCGATGGTCTTCTTCCTGATCTTCCAGCGGACTCTCACGCGCGGCATCGCCGCCGGCGCCATCAAGTGA
- a CDS encoding carbohydrate ABC transporter permease, with product MKNRGYAVYLIPGIVASTAVIIVPLVMTVYISFTKWTGIGSPRWVGLENYTRLFADANFWASFGHIILLIIAMAVVPTFVGLVLAALLFDYVAKRFSDRWASALRSGYYLPQVLPVAVTGIIWGWILHPGYGALNRILESAGLGSLAHNWLGDPEYALYSVMAVMIWFQLGYPIVMFMSGLQRIDPELYEAADLDGASWWQRFRKITVAMIRPELYVVLVTTTIASLKIFGQIFVLTRGGPSNATLVPSYFAYKNFFEKAQVGYGSAISTVLTVLIVVLAVVFLRLQNRAERS from the coding sequence GTGAAGAATCGTGGCTACGCCGTCTATCTGATCCCCGGGATCGTCGCCTCGACCGCGGTGATCATCGTCCCGCTGGTGATGACGGTCTACATCAGCTTCACCAAGTGGACCGGGATCGGCAGTCCCCGCTGGGTCGGTCTGGAGAACTACACCCGGCTCTTCGCGGACGCCAATTTCTGGGCCTCGTTCGGGCACATCATCCTGCTGATCATCGCGATGGCGGTGGTGCCCACCTTCGTCGGCCTGGTCCTGGCCGCGCTCCTCTTCGACTACGTCGCCAAGCGGTTCTCCGACCGGTGGGCCTCGGCGCTGCGCTCCGGCTACTACCTGCCGCAGGTCCTCCCCGTGGCGGTCACCGGCATCATCTGGGGCTGGATCCTGCACCCGGGATACGGCGCGCTGAACCGGATCCTGGAGTCGGCCGGGCTCGGCTCGCTGGCGCACAACTGGCTCGGCGACCCGGAGTACGCGCTGTACAGCGTGATGGCCGTGATGATCTGGTTCCAGCTCGGCTACCCGATCGTCATGTTCATGTCCGGCCTGCAACGTATCGACCCGGAGCTCTACGAGGCGGCCGACCTGGACGGCGCGTCCTGGTGGCAGCGGTTCCGGAAGATCACCGTCGCGATGATCCGGCCCGAGCTGTACGTGGTGCTGGTGACCACCACCATCGCGTCCCTCAAGATCTTCGGGCAGATCTTCGTGCTGACCCGGGGCGGGCCGAGCAACGCGACGCTGGTGCCGTCCTACTTCGCCTACAAGAACTTCTTCGAGAAGGCCCAGGTCGGGTACGGCTCGGCGATCTCCACGGTGCTGACCGTGCTGATCGTCGTCCTCGCCGTCGTCTTCCTGCGCCTGCAGAACCGTGCCGAGCGGAGCTGA
- a CDS encoding FAD-dependent oxidoreductase, which yields MSAAAQARRRRGPDELEIVAFEMGRFVSYSACGIPYWIGGLVDGPDALIARDPAAFRTAGIQVRTRHEVTGIDLDARTVTVHDRDAGRSTDEHFDHLVYATGATPVRPPWAVTDAGGVFGVQTLEDGSALRDWLDREKPADAVVIGGGYIGVEMAEAMINRGLRVTLVEKADQPMGTVDPDMGALVAASIRGLGIDLRTGVTVEGLETADGRIRAVATDDGAIPAGVVVIGLGVRPNTELAEAAGLPLGPTGGIRTDLRQRAADGVWAAGDCTEVHHRISRRAVHVPLGTHANKQGRVAGINIGGGYATFPGVIGTAVTKLCDLEVARTGLSSREAAQAGFAAVTATVESTNRAGYFPGAVPMTVKVIAERETGVLLGAQIVGRAEAAKRIDAFAVAVWNGMTVSEMTGLDLGYAPPYAPVWDPILIAARKAEEVVARPFIR from the coding sequence ATGTCGGCGGCGGCGCAGGCGCGGCGCCGGCGTGGGCCGGACGAGTTGGAGATCGTGGCCTTCGAGATGGGCCGCTTCGTGTCGTATTCGGCGTGCGGGATCCCGTACTGGATCGGCGGCCTGGTCGACGGCCCGGACGCGCTGATCGCCCGTGACCCGGCGGCGTTCCGCACCGCCGGCATCCAGGTGCGGACCCGGCACGAGGTCACCGGGATCGACCTGGACGCGCGCACGGTGACCGTGCACGACCGGGACGCCGGGCGCAGCACCGACGAGCACTTCGACCACCTGGTCTACGCGACCGGCGCGACCCCGGTCCGGCCACCGTGGGCGGTGACCGACGCGGGCGGCGTGTTCGGGGTGCAGACCCTGGAGGACGGCAGCGCCCTGCGCGACTGGCTGGACCGGGAGAAACCGGCCGACGCCGTGGTGATCGGCGGCGGCTACATCGGCGTCGAGATGGCCGAGGCGATGATCAATCGCGGACTCCGGGTGACCCTGGTGGAGAAGGCCGACCAGCCGATGGGCACCGTCGACCCGGACATGGGCGCGCTGGTCGCCGCGTCGATCCGGGGCCTCGGCATCGACCTGCGCACCGGCGTCACGGTCGAGGGCCTGGAGACGGCGGACGGCCGGATCAGGGCGGTGGCCACCGACGACGGCGCGATCCCGGCCGGCGTCGTGGTGATCGGCCTGGGCGTGCGGCCCAACACCGAGCTGGCCGAGGCGGCCGGCCTGCCGCTCGGCCCGACCGGCGGGATCCGGACCGACCTGCGGCAGCGGGCGGCCGACGGGGTGTGGGCGGCCGGCGACTGCACCGAGGTGCACCACCGGATCAGCCGGCGCGCGGTGCACGTCCCGCTCGGCACGCACGCCAACAAGCAGGGCCGGGTCGCCGGCATCAACATCGGCGGCGGGTACGCGACCTTCCCCGGCGTGATCGGCACCGCGGTCACCAAGCTCTGCGACCTGGAGGTGGCCCGCACCGGCCTGAGCTCCCGGGAGGCAGCCCAGGCCGGGTTCGCCGCGGTGACCGCCACGGTCGAGTCGACCAACCGGGCGGGCTACTTCCCCGGCGCGGTCCCGATGACGGTCAAGGTGATCGCCGAGCGGGAGACCGGGGTGCTGCTCGGCGCGCAGATCGTCGGGCGCGCCGAGGCCGCGAAACGGATCGACGCGTTCGCGGTCGCGGTGTGGAACGGGATGACGGTCAGCGAGATGACCGGGCTGGACCTGGGTTATGCCCCGCCTTACGCGCCGGTCTGGGATCCGATCCTGATCGCGGCGCGCAAGGCGGAGGAGGTGGTGGCCAGACCGTTTATCCGGTGA
- a CDS encoding glycoside hydrolase family 3 protein — translation MLGRRGLALLAAALLTAPLTATPAHAADPLPFRDPHLPLQARIDDLVGRLTLTEKLSLLHQYQPAIPRLGLAVFKSGTEALHGVAWSNDYHAGGAKTDATATVFPQAVGLASTWDPALIERIGSAVGDEARGMHAQNPTVWGLNLWAPVVNLLRDPRWGRNEEGYSEDPLLSGTIATAYGHGLQGDDPQHLKTAPTLKHYAAYNNETKRDQTSSNVPQRVLNEYDRAPFRIPLQAGAATGVMSSYNLINGRPATVDPDLAGLVRGWSDQRLYNVTDAWAPTNLTGSQAYFATQAEADAAVVKAGLDSFTVDDTNGEPTVTALQQALDRGLLTETQVDTAVGDALSIRFRLGEFDPDGGPYSTIPASVVDSPQHRQLAREAAADAMVLLKNSSGILPIRAGGSVAVVGPLADTLYTDWYGGQLPYAVTALDGITERASSTVNANGADRIALKDVATGRYVTAADPDAVTATATSADAAAQFDSVDWGDGVSTLRNAATGKYLAYNWGPFVTHDTAPTGWFVQQQFKVEDQGDGTVVLHYAGYETQESWFGANVYVTVGADGKLGLGSATAAGAAHFTKEVLVDGVTTAAAAAAKQQTAVVVVGTNPFVAGREAHDRTGLSLGARQAALIKAVRAANPRTVVVLQSSYPIALATQGVPGVVWTTHAGAETGHALADVLYGDVNPAGRLTQTWPQSTVDLPPDLNQYDIVKSRQTYQYVNTKPLYPFGYGLSYTSFRYSGLKAGAGGVTVTVTNTGKRAGDEVVQLYTHQRTSRDVTAGKTLRGFQKVHLAAGQSRTVTFTLTPRDLAHWDVTRQRWVTETSTYDVLVGSSSADIRQRVALPVRGETIPARDLSALTRAEAFDDYSGVKLLDESKASGTVVGAVAAGDWIAFRDAALRAGKTFTVRAAGAGTVQVRLGSPAGRLLGTATVADTGGVYAYAEVSAPVAAVSGRQDVYLVLSPGLRVASFRIR, via the coding sequence ATGCTCGGAAGACGCGGTCTGGCCTTGCTGGCCGCCGCCCTGCTCACGGCTCCGCTGACAGCCACCCCGGCGCACGCCGCCGACCCGCTCCCGTTCCGTGACCCGCACCTGCCGCTCCAGGCCCGCATCGACGACCTGGTCGGCCGCCTGACCCTGACCGAGAAGCTCTCGCTGCTGCATCAGTACCAGCCGGCCATCCCGCGCCTCGGCCTCGCCGTCTTCAAGTCCGGCACCGAGGCGCTGCACGGCGTGGCGTGGTCCAACGACTACCACGCGGGCGGCGCCAAGACCGACGCGACGGCGACCGTCTTTCCGCAGGCCGTCGGCCTGGCCAGCACCTGGGACCCGGCGCTGATCGAGCGGATCGGCTCGGCCGTGGGCGACGAGGCGCGCGGGATGCACGCGCAGAACCCGACCGTGTGGGGCCTGAACCTGTGGGCGCCGGTGGTCAACCTGCTGCGCGACCCGCGGTGGGGACGCAACGAGGAGGGGTACTCCGAGGACCCGTTGCTGTCCGGGACGATCGCGACCGCGTACGGGCACGGGCTGCAGGGCGACGACCCGCAGCACCTGAAGACGGCGCCGACGCTCAAGCACTACGCGGCGTACAACAACGAGACCAAGCGGGACCAGACGTCGTCGAACGTGCCGCAGCGCGTGCTCAACGAGTACGACCGGGCGCCGTTCCGGATCCCGTTGCAGGCCGGCGCGGCGACCGGCGTCATGTCCTCCTACAACCTGATCAACGGCCGGCCGGCCACCGTCGACCCGGACCTCGCCGGCCTGGTCCGCGGCTGGAGCGACCAGCGGCTCTACAACGTCACCGACGCCTGGGCGCCGACCAACCTGACCGGCTCGCAGGCGTATTTCGCCACCCAGGCCGAGGCGGACGCGGCCGTGGTCAAGGCCGGGCTGGACAGCTTCACGGTCGACGACACCAACGGCGAGCCGACCGTCACCGCGCTGCAACAGGCGCTCGACCGGGGGCTGCTCACCGAGACGCAGGTGGACACGGCGGTCGGCGACGCGCTGAGCATCCGGTTCCGGCTCGGCGAGTTCGATCCGGACGGCGGGCCGTACTCCACGATCCCCGCCTCGGTCGTAGACAGCCCGCAGCACCGGCAGCTCGCCCGGGAGGCCGCGGCCGACGCGATGGTGCTGCTCAAGAATTCCTCCGGAATTCTGCCGATCAGGGCGGGCGGCTCGGTCGCGGTGGTCGGCCCGCTCGCGGACACGCTCTACACCGATTGGTACGGCGGACAGCTTCCGTACGCGGTGACCGCGCTCGACGGCATCACCGAGCGCGCGTCGTCCACGGTCAACGCCAACGGCGCCGACCGGATCGCGCTGAAGGACGTCGCCACCGGCCGCTACGTCACCGCCGCCGACCCGGACGCGGTCACCGCCACGGCCACCTCGGCCGACGCCGCCGCCCAGTTCGACTCGGTGGACTGGGGAGACGGGGTGTCCACCCTGCGCAACGCCGCCACCGGTAAGTACCTCGCGTACAACTGGGGGCCGTTCGTCACCCACGACACCGCGCCGACCGGCTGGTTCGTGCAGCAGCAGTTCAAGGTGGAGGACCAGGGCGACGGCACGGTGGTGCTGCACTACGCCGGTTACGAGACGCAGGAGAGCTGGTTCGGCGCGAACGTCTACGTGACCGTCGGCGCCGACGGCAAGCTCGGTCTCGGCTCGGCGACCGCGGCCGGCGCGGCGCACTTCACCAAGGAGGTGCTGGTCGACGGCGTGACCACGGCCGCCGCCGCGGCGGCGAAGCAGCAGACCGCGGTCGTGGTGGTCGGGACCAACCCGTTCGTGGCCGGGCGCGAGGCGCACGACCGCACCGGGCTGAGCCTCGGCGCGCGGCAGGCGGCGCTGATCAAGGCGGTGCGGGCGGCGAACCCGCGGACCGTGGTGGTGCTGCAGAGCAGCTACCCGATCGCGCTGGCGACGCAGGGTGTGCCGGGCGTCGTGTGGACGACGCACGCCGGCGCGGAGACCGGGCATGCGCTGGCCGACGTGCTGTACGGCGACGTCAACCCGGCCGGTAGGTTGACGCAAACATGGCCACAGTCAACTGTTGACTTGCCTCCTGATCTGAATCAATACGACATCGTCAAGTCAAGACAGACCTATCAATACGTCAACACGAAGCCGCTCTACCCGTTCGGCTACGGCCTGTCGTACACGTCGTTCCGGTACTCCGGGCTCAAAGCCGGTGCCGGCGGGGTCACCGTGACCGTCACCAACACCGGCAAGCGGGCCGGCGACGAGGTCGTCCAGCTCTACACCCACCAGCGCACCTCCCGCGACGTCACCGCGGGCAAGACGCTGCGTGGCTTCCAGAAGGTGCATCTCGCGGCCGGGCAGAGCCGGACCGTCACGTTCACGCTGACGCCGCGGGACCTCGCGCACTGGGACGTCACCCGGCAACGGTGGGTGACCGAAACCTCGACCTACGACGTGCTGGTCGGCTCCTCGTCCGCCGACATCCGGCAGCGGGTGGCCCTGCCGGTGCGCGGCGAGACCATCCCGGCGCGTGACCTGTCCGCGCTGACCAGGGCGGAGGCGTTCGACGACTACTCCGGCGTCAAGCTGCTCGACGAGAGCAAGGCGAGCGGGACGGTGGTCGGCGCGGTGGCGGCCGGTGACTGGATCGCGTTCCGGGACGCGGCGCTGCGCGCGGGCAAGACCTTCACGGTACGGGCAGCCGGCGCCGGGACGGTGCAGGTCCGCCTGGGGTCACCGGCCGGGCGGCTGCTCGGGACGGCGACGGTGGCGGACACCGGGGGCGTCTACGCGTACGCCGAAGTGTCCGCCCCCGTCGCGGCCGTGAGCGGCCGGCAGGACGTCTACCTGGTGCTCAGCCCGGGGTTGCGAGTGGCGTCCTTCCGGATCCGATGA
- a CDS encoding ABC transporter substrate-binding protein, with product MITSRRGLLAGAFAMTTALALGACGGSGDSSDEGADAKTLTLWHYEGPTSAMGVAWNKAIEIFKTKHPGVEVKFEEKSFEQIQQNAQMILNSDSAPDILEYNKGNATAGLLSKQGLLTDLTDEAAKRGWDKKLSASLQTTAKYDEDGIMGSGKFYGVPNYGEYVMVYYNKALFDKYKVTVPASLAEFTAAMDTFVKNKVTPLAVGGAEYPAQQIFYELALSKADRAFVDDYQLYKNKVDFNGPVLSYGATTFADWVKKGYISKDSAGIKAEDMGVSWEQGKFPILVSGSWWYGRFASEVKNFAWGTFLFPGNTLHPGSSGNLWVVPEKSKAKSLAYDFIDITMSPEVQNLLGNSGGVPVAADPSAITDPKNKELIENFTKLTTGDGLAFYPDWPAPGYYDVLVAGTQGLINGSKTPQAFLDEIAKPYNENLADLGK from the coding sequence ATGATCACTTCACGGCGCGGCCTGCTGGCCGGCGCTTTTGCGATGACCACGGCACTCGCGCTCGGCGCGTGCGGCGGCAGCGGCGACTCCTCCGACGAGGGCGCCGACGCCAAGACCCTGACCCTCTGGCACTACGAGGGCCCGACCAGCGCGATGGGCGTGGCCTGGAACAAGGCGATCGAGATCTTCAAGACGAAGCACCCCGGCGTCGAGGTGAAGTTCGAGGAGAAGAGCTTCGAGCAGATCCAGCAGAACGCCCAGATGATCCTCAACTCGGACAGCGCGCCGGACATCCTGGAGTACAACAAGGGCAACGCCACCGCCGGCCTGCTCTCCAAGCAGGGGCTGCTCACCGACCTGACGGACGAGGCGGCCAAGCGCGGCTGGGACAAGAAACTTTCCGCCAGTCTGCAAACCACGGCGAAGTACGACGAAGACGGCATCATGGGCAGCGGCAAGTTCTACGGCGTGCCCAACTACGGCGAGTACGTCATGGTCTATTACAACAAGGCGCTGTTCGACAAGTACAAGGTCACCGTGCCGGCGTCGCTCGCCGAGTTCACCGCCGCGATGGACACCTTCGTCAAGAACAAGGTGACCCCGCTCGCGGTCGGCGGCGCCGAGTACCCGGCCCAGCAGATCTTCTACGAGCTCGCGCTCTCCAAGGCCGACCGGGCCTTCGTCGACGACTACCAGCTGTACAAGAACAAAGTCGACTTCAACGGCCCGGTGCTCAGCTACGGCGCCACCACCTTCGCCGACTGGGTGAAGAAGGGTTACATCAGCAAGGACTCGGCCGGCATCAAGGCCGAGGACATGGGCGTCTCCTGGGAGCAGGGCAAGTTCCCGATCCTGGTCTCCGGCAGCTGGTGGTACGGCCGGTTCGCCAGCGAGGTGAAGAACTTCGCCTGGGGCACCTTCCTGTTCCCCGGCAACACCCTGCACCCCGGCTCCAGCGGCAACCTGTGGGTCGTCCCGGAGAAGAGCAAGGCCAAGAGCCTGGCGTACGACTTCATCGACATCACCATGTCGCCCGAGGTGCAGAACCTGCTCGGCAACAGCGGCGGCGTCCCGGTGGCGGCCGACCCGTCGGCGATCACCGACCCCAAGAACAAGGAGCTGATCGAGAACTTCACCAAGCTCACCACCGGCGACGGCCTCGCGTTCTACCCCGACTGGCCGGCGCCGGGCTACTACGACGTGCTGGTCGCCGGCACCCAGGGCCTGATCAACGGGTCGAAGACGCCGCAGGCGTTCCTCGACGAGATCGCCAAGCCGTACAACGAGAACCTGGCCGACCTCGGCAAGTGA
- a CDS encoding LacI family DNA-binding transcriptional regulator, whose product MPTINDVARAAGVSPSTVSYVLSGRRPISAETRARVQAAIAELGFHPHAGARALASSKTNVLALVAPLRVDVNVPVIMQFATAVVTAARTHNHDVLLLTKDEGTAGLERVAHSTMVDALILMDIERDDVRLPAIRRLKQPSVLIGLPADHAGIACVDLDFEAAAALALRHLAGHGHRRIGLVGPSPAVYQRQTTYADRFLTGFLRASADLGLRTATHPTEPGTDGVRAALADLDTELPGLTALVVHNEEALRPLLDLLHAAGRRVPEDVSIVAICPRDVATSMPVNLTSIDIPAHDVGTIAVETAMRLLDHRRVEFTRLLEPSLVERDSCREIPPSHR is encoded by the coding sequence GTGCCGACGATCAACGACGTCGCCCGGGCGGCCGGTGTGTCGCCCAGCACGGTGTCGTACGTGTTGAGCGGCCGCCGCCCGATCTCCGCGGAGACCCGGGCCCGGGTCCAGGCCGCGATCGCCGAGCTCGGCTTCCACCCGCACGCCGGCGCCCGCGCCCTGGCCAGCAGCAAGACGAATGTGCTCGCCCTGGTCGCACCGCTGCGCGTGGACGTCAACGTCCCGGTCATCATGCAGTTCGCCACCGCGGTGGTCACCGCGGCCCGCACCCACAACCACGACGTGCTGCTGCTGACCAAGGACGAGGGCACCGCCGGCCTGGAGCGGGTGGCGCACAGCACCATGGTCGACGCGCTGATCCTGATGGACATCGAGCGCGACGACGTGCGCCTGCCGGCCATCCGCCGCCTCAAGCAGCCCTCGGTGCTGATCGGGCTGCCCGCCGACCACGCCGGCATCGCCTGCGTCGACCTGGACTTCGAGGCCGCGGCCGCGCTCGCGCTGCGGCACCTGGCCGGGCACGGGCACCGGCGGATCGGGCTGGTCGGCCCGTCCCCGGCGGTCTACCAGCGGCAGACCACCTATGCGGACCGGTTCCTCACCGGCTTCCTGCGCGCCTCGGCCGACCTGGGGCTGCGCACCGCGACCCACCCGACCGAGCCGGGCACCGACGGCGTCCGGGCCGCGCTCGCCGACCTCGACACCGAACTGCCCGGGCTGACCGCGCTGGTGGTGCACAACGAGGAGGCGCTGCGGCCGCTGCTCGACCTGCTGCACGCCGCCGGCCGGCGGGTGCCCGAGGATGTCTCGATCGTCGCGATCTGCCCGCGGGACGTGGCGACGAGCATGCCGGTCAACCTGACCTCGATCGACATCCCGGCGCACGACGTCGGGACCATCGCCGTGGAGACGGCGATGCGGCTGCTGGACCACCGCCGGGTGGAGTTCACCCGGCTGCTCGAGCCGAGCCTGGTCGAGCGGGACAGCTGCCGCGAAATCCCGCCGTCACACCGTTGA
- the yicI gene encoding alpha-xylosidase: MKFTDGYWRKRDGLTVLHPVHYQDSVPGPESLTVYAATKRIQDRGDTLDAPLITVTLSAPMDDVIRVTIEHFQGGVPKNPVFSIACSPADVAVSETSFTSGALTARINTGDNWGLDFLADGKRITGSGWKGMGIVSGDAGDFVHEQLDLGVGEVVHGLGERFGPLIKNGQSIDIWNEDGGTSSEQSYKNVPFYLTSAGYGVLVDHPGKVSFEVASEMVTRTQFSVAGQSMSYLVIHGPTPADVIRRYTALTGRPALPPAWSFGLWLTTSFTTSYDEETVNKFVDGMADRDLPLSVFHFDTFWMREFNWCDFEWDTRIFPDPPGMLKRLAGKGLKVCLWINPYIAQRSPLFAEGKAKGFLVRTADGAVWQWDRWQAGMALVDFTNPDAREWYASKLRALVEMGVDAFKSDFGERIPVDGIVWHDGSDPERMHNYYTQIYNQVVFDVLRSSRGEGEAVLFARSATVGGQQFPVHWGGDNTGTFESMAESLRGGLSLMSSGFGFWSHDIGGFEGLPDPAVFKRWVAFGLLSSHSRLHGSKSYRVPWNFDEESVDVLRSFTHLKYRLMPYLFGAAREAHLTGLPVMRPLILAFPDDPSVTYLDRQYMLGGDLLVAPVFSASGEVSYYVPAGRWTHYLTGAVVEGPGWVRETHDFFSVPLLVRPGAVIPVGARQDRPDYDYRDGVTLRLFSPAEGRTAVVVPGPSGADTVFTVVREGDAVRVGRSGEALPWRVQLGGAVTELAADQDSCTLTLG, from the coding sequence ATGAAGTTCACCGACGGCTACTGGCGTAAGCGCGACGGCCTCACTGTCCTGCACCCCGTCCACTACCAGGACAGTGTCCCCGGGCCGGAGTCGCTCACCGTCTACGCCGCCACCAAGCGGATCCAGGACCGGGGGGACACCCTCGACGCCCCGTTGATCACGGTCACCCTGTCGGCGCCGATGGACGACGTCATCCGGGTCACCATCGAGCACTTTCAGGGTGGCGTACCGAAAAATCCGGTTTTTTCGATCGCTTGCTCCCCGGCTGACGTCGCGGTGTCCGAGACCTCCTTCACCTCCGGCGCGCTGACCGCCCGGATCAACACCGGTGACAACTGGGGGCTGGACTTCCTCGCCGACGGCAAGCGGATCACCGGCAGCGGCTGGAAGGGGATGGGCATCGTCTCCGGTGACGCCGGCGACTTCGTCCACGAGCAGTTGGATCTGGGGGTCGGCGAGGTCGTCCACGGGCTCGGCGAGCGCTTCGGGCCGCTGATCAAGAACGGCCAGAGCATCGACATCTGGAATGAGGACGGCGGCACCAGCTCGGAGCAGTCCTACAAGAACGTCCCGTTCTACCTCACCAGCGCCGGGTACGGCGTCCTGGTCGACCACCCCGGCAAGGTCTCCTTCGAGGTGGCCTCCGAGATGGTCACCCGCACCCAGTTCAGCGTGGCCGGGCAATCGATGTCTTACCTGGTCATCCACGGTCCGACGCCGGCCGACGTGATCCGCAGGTACACCGCCCTGACCGGCCGGCCGGCGCTGCCCCCGGCCTGGTCCTTCGGCCTCTGGCTGACCACCTCGTTCACCACCTCCTACGACGAGGAGACGGTGAACAAGTTCGTCGACGGGATGGCCGACCGCGACCTGCCGCTGAGCGTGTTCCACTTCGACACGTTCTGGATGCGCGAGTTCAACTGGTGCGACTTCGAGTGGGACACCCGGATCTTCCCGGACCCGCCGGGCATGCTGAAGCGCCTGGCCGGCAAGGGGCTCAAGGTCTGCCTCTGGATCAACCCCTACATCGCGCAGCGTTCGCCGCTGTTCGCGGAAGGAAAGGCCAAAGGCTTTCTGGTACGCACTGCCGACGGTGCCGTGTGGCAGTGGGACCGGTGGCAGGCCGGGATGGCGCTGGTCGACTTCACCAACCCGGACGCCCGCGAGTGGTACGCGTCCAAGCTTCGTGCCCTGGTGGAGATGGGCGTCGACGCGTTCAAGTCGGACTTCGGCGAGCGGATCCCGGTCGACGGCATCGTCTGGCACGACGGGTCCGACCCGGAGCGGATGCACAACTACTACACGCAGATCTACAACCAGGTCGTCTTCGACGTGCTGCGTTCTTCTCGCGGCGAGGGTGAGGCCGTTCTCTTCGCCCGCTCGGCCACGGTCGGCGGGCAGCAGTTCCCGGTGCACTGGGGCGGGGACAACACCGGCACCTTCGAGTCGATGGCGGAGAGCCTGCGCGGCGGGCTGTCGCTGATGTCGTCCGGGTTCGGCTTCTGGAGCCACGACATCGGCGGCTTCGAGGGGCTGCCCGACCCGGCGGTGTTCAAGCGGTGGGTGGCGTTCGGGCTGCTCTCCTCGCACAGCCGGTTGCACGGGTCGAAGTCGTACCGGGTGCCGTGGAACTTCGACGAGGAGTCGGTGGACGTGCTCCGCTCCTTCACCCACCTGAAGTACCGGCTGATGCCGTACCTGTTCGGCGCGGCCCGCGAGGCCCACCTGACCGGCCTGCCGGTGATGCGGCCGCTCATCCTGGCCTTCCCGGACGATCCGTCGGTGACCTATCTGGACCGGCAGTACATGCTCGGCGGGGATCTGCTGGTCGCCCCGGTGTTCAGTGCCTCCGGCGAGGTGTCGTACTACGTCCCGGCCGGCCGATGGACCCACTATCTGACCGGGGCGGTCGTGGAGGGCCCCGGCTGGGTCCGCGAGACGCACGACTTCTTCAGCGTGCCGCTGCTGGTCCGCCCGGGCGCGGTGATCCCGGTCGGCGCCCGCCAGGACCGCCCGGACTACGACTATCGCGACGGCGTGACGCTGCGCCTGTTCTCCCCGGCGGAGGGCCGCACGGCCGTGGTCGTCCCCGGCCCGTCCGGCGCGGACACGGTCTTCACGGTCGTCCGCGAAGGCGACGCCGTCCGTGTCGGCCGCAGCGGCGAGGCCCTGCCGTGGCGCGTCCAGCTCGGCGGCGCCGTGACCGAACTGGCCGCGGACCAGGACAGCTGCACCCTGACCCTGGGCTAG